The segment GCATTTGTACTGGCCGCCGTACTGGTGCTGGTGTTTGGCTACGAGGAGCCTGAGACAGATGCTGCGGCATCAGTTAACTTAAGTGCAACCTCGGGTACGACTACACCGACGCTGATTGATAAAGAACTGGTTGTAAGCCCGCTGGCAGGAACGCTGCAGCCGCTTGACACCCTGCCTGACGAAGCTTTTGCTTCCGGCGCGATGGGCAAGGGCATTGTAATCGAGCCTTCTTCCGGCATCTTAACCAGCCCTGTGAACGGAACGGTAACTACTGTATTCCCCACAGGACATGCCATCGGCATTACTTCGGAGGGCGGTGCGGAGCTGCTGATTCATGTCGGTGTCAATACCGTGAAGCTTAAGGGTCAGCATTTTACCAAAAAAGTGAAGGAAGGCGAGAAGGTGGTCAAGGGTCAGCTATTGCTTGAATTTGACCTCGAAGCCATCCGTGCAGCCGGATTTGTAACCGCGACACCGGTGATTGTCACCAACTCGTCACAATACCTTGATGTGCTTAAGAGCACAGGGACAGAAGTGCCTAGCGGCGAGATACTGTTTACACTTATTCGATAAAAGGATAGCCTCCCCCGGCCGGGGGAGGCTATCTAGTTGGTATTCAACTTCAAGCAGCACTTCTGCGGCAACGCAGGGGGCTGCTTGATTTATTTTGCGTAGAGGAAATCTCTCTACTCCATGTAAATCTCAACGACGGCAATTGTGCGTTCGCGGGACAGGTCAAGGAACTTGCCTTCGCTCTGTACAAGCGGACGGAAGACATCCAGCGGGTTGTTCATCACGATAACACCCATATCACCGGTGCTCAGCAGAACGCGCTTGCCGATAAAGTTCGGCATCAGGTGATTGATGAAGGCCTGAACCGGTTTGCCGTTCAGCTTCCCGAAGCTGAGGGAGTTGATCTCACGCAGAACGGAAATCAGCTCCTGCTTGGACTGGTAGACCCGGTGAGTGGTCATGGCGCTGTAAATATCCGCAACGGCTGCAATCTGGGCGTAAGGATGAATGTCTGTCTTGGTCAGCTGCTTGGGATAACCGGAGCCGTCCTCGCGTTCATGATGCTGCAGGGCAACCAGAGCTGTGAAAGGATCGTTCATGGAATTCTGTATGATTTCGTACCCGTAAACCGTATGTAATTTGATCTCTTCGTATTCATCAGGGGTTAACTTGCCGGGCTTGTTCAGAATCGCGGGGGAGATGCGGCATTTGCCGATATCGATCAGGTATCCCGCACGCCCGATCTCATAGCATTCTGTCTTGGAATATCCAAGCCAAGAGGCAAGATAATAGGAGAGCATGCCTACCTGCAGGGAATGGTTGTAGGTATAATTATCTTCCCGGTCCAGCAGCAGCAGGAGTGTTACTACGTCCTTATGTTTGTCCAGCGTGGACAAGGTCGGCTGCAGAATATCGTCCACTACGGACTGATTGAAGCTGCCTTTGCTGAGCGCTTCCATATATAGAGACTCAAAACCGTCAATCGTGGTATCGAAGCTGCTGGCTGCTGCCTGAATGATTGAGGTGCGGCTGGAAGGGGCAGGCTCTTCCTGTACCGTTTCAATATCTACATAATCAACGCCGTGCTGTATCAGCTTGGCGATTTCCTCCAGTTGCAGCCGTGATCCCTTAGGGAGTACATGCAGCCCGCGGGAGCTGAAGGTATCCATCCGCAGATGATCACCCGGTTTAAGATCCATCACGTGTACTCTCAATGAATAGGCCACCTTACTATAGCAATTTTTTACAGCATAGCAACAAAGTCTGCAATATTCAATGGTGTAAGAGTACTGATTGTAGCTTGCAGATTGTGCAAACCGCTGGTCCTACCCTGTTGTGTATCTGTGCAGATTCGCGGAAGGGAAACGGTCCGGTTAACCGCCGGACACGGGCGGAATGAAGGCCACCTCTGAGCCTTCGGTAATATCCGTATCATCGGGCGCATATTCCTGATCAACGGCTACCAGGGATACACCGATCTGCGGCGCGGCGTCAGGATAGGAGGCGGAGAGGAGTTCCTTCAGCCGGCCTGCTGTCACAGGGGACTCATGGGCGTGGAAGACCAGCGTGGAGGAGCCGATGATTTCGGCCAGACCGGCGAACAGCCGGATGGAGATATGCATGCTTTCTTCACCCTTTCTGGACTTAAGCTTAGGACAGCTTATAATGATTACAATATACCATATTGAGTCTGAAAATGTTATGCTAACTCTAGAACTGAACAAGCCTGCCGCTTACTTTATAAACGGCTGTACAAGTGGGAGGGAAGCCAGCTTATGAAGCCTGGGCCGCAAAGATTAACCATTATTCATACCAATGATATACATAGCCACTTTGAAATGATGAGTCCGCTCGCGGCAGTGATATCCGTGATGAAGGCAGAGGCGGG is part of the Paenibacillus sp. FSL M7-0420 genome and harbors:
- a CDS encoding HD-GYP domain-containing protein, which translates into the protein MRVHVMDLKPGDHLRMDTFSSRGLHVLPKGSRLQLEEIAKLIQHGVDYVDIETVQEEPAPSSRTSIIQAAASSFDTTIDGFESLYMEALSKGSFNQSVVDDILQPTLSTLDKHKDVVTLLLLLDREDNYTYNHSLQVGMLSYYLASWLGYSKTECYEIGRAGYLIDIGKCRISPAILNKPGKLTPDEYEEIKLHTVYGYEIIQNSMNDPFTALVALQHHEREDGSGYPKQLTKTDIHPYAQIAAVADIYSAMTTHRVYQSKQELISVLREINSLSFGKLNGKPVQAFINHLMPNFIGKRVLLSTGDMGVIVMNNPLDVFRPLVQSEGKFLDLSRERTIAVVEIYME
- a CDS encoding MoaD/ThiS family protein, translated to MHISIRLFAGLAEIIGSSTLVFHAHESPVTAGRLKELLSASYPDAAPQIGVSLVAVDQEYAPDDTDITEGSEVAFIPPVSGG